Proteins from one Leptonema illini DSM 21528 genomic window:
- a CDS encoding GGDEF domain-containing response regulator, translating into MELIEDFFAPAEGRLSILYVEDSYVNREYTLKILEQRFPDIITAEDGQQGLELFEKHRPDIVITDVRMPVMDGITMAGKIKEIQHDAPIIITSAFGDREVLMESIRTGVTRFIMKPIHMQELLATLDELRTVILLRRRLALQQSFIETVLDSQNLITILTDGESLSGANRAALRFTGFETLAAFRAKHKCICEFFVEEEGFVSGKSDWLQATSTSNVALRVKMQDVADGTTRIFSPHASLVPGFEHRYIVSFFDITELELQRQELEKLATIDPLTGVYNRHHFNTILQFNIQKIHRYNGGHTFSILMLDLDLFKSINDTYGHLMGDEILKEFTEKVQSSIRKSDFLARWGGEEFVILAPEADLKQAMLLGEKVREVVASHVFQGIDRPLTTSVGITQFQMNDTINSIMDRADRALYEAKKAGRNCVRSE; encoded by the coding sequence ATGGAACTCATTGAAGATTTTTTCGCGCCGGCAGAGGGCAGGCTTTCGATTCTCTACGTAGAAGATAGCTACGTAAATCGTGAGTACACGCTTAAGATACTCGAACAGCGATTCCCCGATATAATAACGGCCGAAGACGGTCAACAGGGCCTTGAGCTTTTCGAAAAGCATCGCCCCGATATCGTCATCACAGACGTCCGCATGCCCGTTATGGACGGCATCACGATGGCCGGCAAGATCAAAGAGATACAGCATGATGCTCCGATCATCATCACATCGGCCTTCGGAGACCGCGAGGTTCTGATGGAGTCGATTCGCACCGGTGTGACGCGCTTCATCATGAAACCCATACATATGCAGGAGTTGCTGGCCACGCTTGACGAGCTGCGCACTGTTATTCTTTTGCGACGCCGTCTCGCGCTTCAACAATCCTTTATCGAGACGGTGCTCGATTCGCAGAACCTCATTACGATCCTCACCGACGGTGAAAGTCTTTCGGGAGCGAATCGAGCCGCTCTTCGCTTCACGGGTTTCGAAACGCTTGCCGCATTCAGAGCTAAACATAAGTGCATATGCGAATTCTTCGTTGAAGAAGAAGGCTTCGTTTCGGGCAAGAGCGACTGGCTGCAGGCGACAAGCACATCTAACGTCGCTCTGAGAGTCAAGATGCAAGACGTCGCAGACGGTACGACGCGTATTTTCAGCCCGCACGCAAGCCTTGTTCCAGGATTCGAGCATCGTTACATCGTTTCGTTCTTTGATATAACGGAGCTGGAGCTTCAAAGGCAGGAGCTGGAAAAGCTGGCCACCATCGACCCGCTTACGGGCGTGTATAACCGCCACCACTTCAATACGATTCTACAGTTCAACATCCAGAAGATACATCGCTATAATGGCGGGCATACGTTCTCTATTCTGATGCTCGATCTCGACCTTTTCAAATCGATCAACGATACCTACGGTCATCTCATGGGCGATGAAATCCTGAAAGAGTTCACTGAAAAGGTGCAGTCCAGCATCCGCAAATCCGATTTTCTCGCACGCTGGGGCGGCGAGGAGTTCGTTATCCTGGCTCCCGAAGCCGATCTCAAACAGGCGATGTTGCTCGGTGAAAAGGTGCGCGAGGTCGTCGCCTCTCACGTTTTTCAGGGAATCGACAGGCCGCTTACGACAAGCGTCGGCATCACGCAGTTTCAGATGAACGACACGATCAACTCGATCATGGATCGAGCGGATCGGGCCCTCTATGAGGCTAAAAAGGCCGGTCGCAACTGTGTTCGCTCAGAGTAA
- a CDS encoding PAS domain-containing sensor histidine kinase: MIEDEKIIGFLDRLSHGPLVFFKRKADEQWTVLAISENVNDLCGYTKQQFLDGLHHREIIHPEDIQRIVQEMTFYTDVQRATQYRHQPYRIIHRDGSVRWVREYGYVEYESNRPTFIYGYLTDITTQKNNVDALMMESLKYRSFFEKHSSIFLLIDPVNGRIVKANRSAALFYGYSIEELEQMSISQINALPRDEIKRRMDEAERLRRNYFIFPHRLASGEVRTVEVHSTPAQIYDRQYLFSIIHDISDRVRLETELKELNQDLQRRVDEEILRRTDILRRYQLLFERAGGAVFILQNTVYLDCNDAALALFGLSDREQIKGRHPHDFAPPLQIDGQSSEERATQVFARAEHEGRQQFTYLHRRADGNAINVHVDLSRVDLDEGYVLYAMCKDVTAETEKEKQKSETERLLIQQAKTAAMGDMLGAIAHQWKQPLNAVSLMMQYLSELSHGGGLTTEAVESVVNDATAQLQYMSRTIDDFRDYLKPETEEREFRVRSSILECVEIVHDQMPDIVIETFGGDFEIVGYPNRFKQAILNLLNNARDAINQRRIARPDVRGRIVIDVNDTLRKIDISDNGGGVPDDIADRIFEPYFTTRPIEAGTGLGLYIVKMIAESMRGGIRHHNRREGACFTLQF, from the coding sequence ATGATCGAAGATGAAAAGATCATCGGATTTCTCGATCGGCTGAGCCACGGCCCTCTCGTCTTCTTCAAACGAAAGGCCGATGAGCAGTGGACCGTGCTGGCCATTTCAGAGAACGTGAACGACCTCTGCGGATATACAAAACAACAATTTCTGGATGGATTGCATCATCGTGAGATCATCCATCCGGAAGACATACAGAGAATCGTTCAGGAAATGACGTTCTATACCGACGTCCAGAGGGCGACACAGTATCGTCATCAACCATATCGCATCATCCATCGCGATGGCTCGGTCCGCTGGGTGCGAGAATATGGCTACGTCGAATATGAATCCAATCGGCCGACATTTATCTACGGATACCTTACCGACATAACGACGCAGAAGAACAACGTCGACGCTCTGATGATGGAGTCGTTAAAATACCGATCCTTCTTCGAAAAGCACTCCTCCATCTTTCTGCTCATTGATCCGGTTAACGGACGAATCGTGAAGGCGAACCGATCAGCGGCTCTGTTCTATGGATATTCCATCGAAGAGCTCGAGCAGATGTCCATCTCGCAGATCAACGCCCTGCCGCGAGATGAGATCAAACGGCGAATGGATGAGGCGGAACGGCTGAGGCGTAACTATTTCATCTTCCCGCATCGTCTCGCATCAGGCGAGGTTCGCACGGTAGAAGTACACAGTACACCGGCGCAGATCTACGACAGGCAGTACCTTTTCTCGATCATTCACGATATCTCTGACAGAGTTAGACTTGAGACTGAACTGAAAGAACTGAACCAGGATCTGCAACGCCGGGTCGACGAAGAAATCCTTCGTCGCACCGACATCCTGCGACGGTATCAATTGCTTTTCGAAAGAGCAGGCGGAGCCGTCTTCATCTTACAGAACACCGTTTACCTGGACTGCAACGACGCCGCGCTCGCATTATTCGGTCTTTCAGATCGAGAGCAGATCAAAGGACGGCATCCTCACGACTTCGCCCCTCCGCTTCAGATCGACGGTCAGAGCTCCGAAGAAAGGGCAACACAGGTATTTGCGCGAGCCGAGCATGAAGGCCGACAGCAATTCACCTATCTTCATCGCAGAGCCGACGGAAACGCAATCAATGTACACGTCGACCTTTCGCGCGTCGATCTCGACGAGGGCTATGTGCTCTACGCCATGTGCAAGGACGTCACGGCGGAAACGGAAAAGGAAAAACAGAAAAGCGAGACGGAACGTCTGTTGATTCAACAGGCGAAGACGGCGGCGATGGGCGATATGCTCGGCGCCATCGCCCATCAGTGGAAGCAGCCTCTGAACGCCGTCTCGCTGATGATGCAATACCTTTCGGAGTTGAGCCACGGAGGAGGTTTAACCACCGAAGCCGTCGAATCGGTCGTAAACGACGCTACTGCTCAATTGCAATACATGTCGCGAACGATCGACGACTTTCGCGATTACCTGAAACCAGAGACAGAAGAGAGAGAATTCCGTGTACGATCGAGCATCCTCGAATGCGTGGAAATCGTGCACGATCAGATGCCAGATATCGTCATCGAAACGTTCGGCGGCGACTTCGAAATCGTCGGCTACCCGAATCGTTTCAAGCAGGCTATCCTCAATCTCTTAAACAACGCACGAGATGCCATCAACCAGAGGCGTATCGCCAGGCCCGACGTCCGTGGAAGAATCGTAATCGACGTCAATGATACGCTGAGAAAAATCGACATCTCTGACAACGGTGGAGGCGTGCCCGATGATATCGCCGACCGCATATTCGAACCTTACTTTACGACGCGCCCCATCGAAGCGGGCACCGGACTCGGACTGTATATCGTGAAAATGATCGCTGAATCTATGAGAGGAGGAATCCGGCATCATAACCGGAGGGAAGGCGCCTGCTTTACTCTTCAATTCTGA
- a CDS encoding NAD-dependent succinate-semialdehyde dehydrogenase yields MEILTSINPATDETVETFAVHTPADVQRLIDGARRSFAHWKSLPLMRRTDLLRSAAKTLRDGKQKYARIMTIEMGKPITEALAEVDKCALLCDYYAENAERFLQTEIRPSAPFRHSSVRFDPLGIVLAVMPWNFPFWQVFRAAVPALAAGNVMLLKHSSNVSRCALEIEEIFRMAGFPDGVFGTLLLPASRLESVMPEVQAVTLTGSEAAGRSLAALAGRFLKPAVLELGGSDPYIVLADADVRVAAENAVRARCVNSGQSCIAAKRFIVHEKIYDSFLDLFRAGMQALKIGDPLRSETEIGPLARKDLREELHGLVEDAGANGARIVLGGGPLFEKGAYYAPTIIDALQPAMQLYHEEAFGPVAAVLPFSEDEEAVRLANDSRFGLGASIWAGDTERAMAMAPFIEAGSVFINATVRSDPALPFGGIKDSGYGRELSLEGIRSFVNVKTVRLL; encoded by the coding sequence ATGGAGATTCTAACCAGTATCAATCCGGCTACGGACGAGACCGTTGAGACCTTCGCCGTTCATACTCCGGCCGATGTTCAGAGATTGATCGACGGGGCTCGTCGGAGCTTTGCTCACTGGAAATCTCTTCCGCTGATGCGTCGCACGGACCTGCTGCGATCAGCGGCGAAAACCCTCCGGGATGGGAAGCAAAAATACGCCCGCATCATGACGATTGAGATGGGAAAGCCCATCACTGAAGCGCTGGCAGAGGTCGACAAATGCGCCCTGCTCTGCGATTATTATGCCGAAAACGCCGAACGCTTCTTGCAGACCGAGATCCGTCCTTCCGCTCCATTTCGCCATTCCTCTGTTCGTTTTGATCCGCTCGGTATCGTGCTTGCCGTCATGCCATGGAACTTCCCGTTCTGGCAGGTTTTTCGCGCCGCCGTGCCCGCCCTTGCCGCGGGAAACGTCATGCTACTCAAACACTCTTCGAATGTGAGCCGATGCGCACTGGAGATCGAAGAGATCTTTCGAATGGCCGGATTTCCTGACGGAGTTTTTGGAACGCTACTTCTTCCCGCTTCGCGACTCGAAAGCGTCATGCCCGAGGTCCAGGCCGTTACGCTCACAGGCTCCGAGGCGGCGGGTCGATCGCTTGCCGCCCTTGCCGGCCGTTTCTTAAAGCCCGCCGTTCTGGAACTGGGCGGATCTGATCCCTATATCGTGCTTGCCGATGCCGATGTTCGTGTTGCGGCCGAGAACGCCGTCCGTGCGCGATGCGTTAACAGCGGACAGAGCTGCATCGCCGCGAAACGATTCATCGTTCACGAAAAGATATACGATTCTTTCCTTGATCTTTTTCGCGCCGGTATGCAGGCCCTGAAGATCGGCGATCCGCTTCGGTCCGAGACTGAAATCGGGCCGCTCGCACGAAAAGATCTTCGCGAGGAGCTGCACGGGCTTGTCGAAGATGCAGGCGCAAACGGAGCGCGAATCGTTCTCGGCGGCGGCCCGCTTTTCGAAAAGGGAGCTTATTATGCTCCGACCATTATCGACGCGTTACAGCCTGCCATGCAGCTCTATCATGAGGAGGCCTTCGGTCCTGTTGCAGCCGTGCTGCCTTTCTCAGAAGATGAAGAGGCCGTTCGACTGGCTAACGATAGTCGCTTCGGGCTCGGCGCCTCGATATGGGCGGGCGATACGGAAAGGGCGATGGCGATGGCTCCGTTCATCGAGGCGGGAAGCGTCTTTATCAACGCCACCGTCCGATCCGATCCGGCGCTTCCTTTCGGCGGCATAAAAGACTCGGGTTATGGCCGCGAGCTTTCGCTTGAAGGGATTCGATCGTTTGTGAACGTAAAAACAGTAAGGCTTTTATGA
- a CDS encoding methyl-accepting chemotaxis protein → MLIVDRILEYVRSIRVPVEATAFKRLLFLLPEALLSIFALPIFFLFRILLEPSLLNQPLTLLFAYGASLSVSVIAGLLCYLRNRKDVDSYFEQLNNLNAWSEQQRAQSVNRMLQIPFRFTLNLSVRITLLAVLAMTIRFAFIDASIYDSVRFIAQTLISASLALFVLLAFHRLLIGNLLNATQFLKAPVHLLQFNKLREIVSFSVFLALGFFTGWLILVIKVTGGHSLFQEELKEKEGLRTVLQMQLNQRLEVMEAQCLQTRSLIDRDATDEEIRQQLKHPKSPTLKYIVRWADGIVRGSSLTLPAPDQWKGRSFFIDVVYENDKALLLAACTGKNTAAGLIYDGHGEFSLIQAALPAGLHIVLAREDGTIAYHPDTSLIGKSFASLEDAEFSGDERKPQVVYYHEDNVDRVLIGPHQGGPLSVLLLTDAKHLEKNVDHLLFYISLVMFPLALAFSAGMHLLLFFNLGSVRSLKDQVTRLAEGDLQAHIEYITGDSLGQLSLHLNELIEKLQSIVNQTRFTIGLILRRNQQNLLLTEENRQQFQAISATVEEIATSSTEILTTVEEVDHKTQQQIGNIDQYLQAIEKLTVTIGKMNETVNQLNSLYNSTRSEASIGRSLLKDLKDAMRSLDDRANQIEGIVGFINDISKQVNLLALNASIEAARAGEAGRGFAVVADEVSRLADRISESVKNISSLVQGNREESKRGFENATEAARLFNRVLVDMNTINDVIEEIAKTRNDLSLTNQFVAERNNEINEIVKFISANSKEQRYALNEIGIGLNTVMKAVTGHLSQNEKIHSEAATLLGFTGDLKEILQFFTETEQERKLEASLEALDNGALPHEDDRNNP, encoded by the coding sequence ATGCTGATAGTCGACAGGATTCTCGAATATGTCAGATCGATTCGCGTCCCCGTGGAAGCGACGGCCTTCAAGAGGTTGCTTTTTCTGCTGCCCGAGGCGCTGCTGTCGATCTTTGCACTGCCGATCTTTTTCCTTTTCAGGATCCTGCTTGAGCCTTCGTTGCTCAACCAGCCGCTGACGCTTCTCTTCGCTTATGGCGCCTCTCTTTCGGTTTCCGTCATAGCGGGACTTCTGTGCTACCTCAGAAACCGGAAGGATGTCGACTCGTATTTCGAACAGCTGAATAATCTAAACGCCTGGAGCGAGCAGCAGCGAGCGCAGAGCGTGAACCGGATGCTACAGATTCCGTTCCGGTTCACATTGAACCTGAGCGTACGCATCACTTTGCTCGCCGTGCTTGCGATGACGATACGTTTCGCATTTATCGATGCAAGCATCTATGATTCGGTTCGGTTTATTGCCCAGACCTTGATCTCGGCAAGCCTCGCGCTCTTTGTCCTGCTTGCCTTCCATCGACTGCTGATCGGAAATCTGCTCAACGCCACGCAATTCTTAAAGGCTCCCGTTCATCTTCTACAGTTTAATAAACTACGAGAGATCGTTTCGTTTTCGGTCTTTCTCGCCCTCGGCTTCTTCACGGGCTGGTTGATTCTCGTTATCAAGGTTACGGGCGGCCACTCGCTGTTTCAGGAAGAGCTGAAAGAAAAGGAAGGCCTGCGGACCGTTCTACAGATGCAGCTCAATCAGCGTCTCGAGGTCATGGAGGCGCAATGTTTACAGACCCGCTCTCTGATCGATAGAGACGCCACGGACGAAGAGATCCGTCAGCAATTGAAACATCCGAAAAGCCCGACGCTGAAATACATCGTTCGATGGGCGGACGGAATAGTCAGAGGAAGCTCGCTTACCCTGCCCGCACCCGATCAATGGAAGGGTCGCTCTTTCTTTATTGATGTCGTTTATGAAAACGACAAAGCGTTGCTGCTTGCCGCCTGCACGGGTAAAAATACGGCTGCGGGCCTGATATATGACGGCCACGGCGAATTCTCTCTCATACAGGCCGCCCTGCCCGCAGGATTGCACATTGTTCTTGCAAGAGAAGATGGAACGATCGCGTATCATCCTGATACTTCTCTTATCGGGAAGAGCTTCGCCTCGCTCGAAGACGCTGAGTTTTCGGGCGACGAAAGAAAACCGCAGGTCGTCTACTATCACGAAGACAATGTCGATCGCGTGCTCATCGGTCCTCATCAGGGCGGGCCGCTTTCCGTGCTGCTCCTGACCGATGCGAAGCATCTTGAAAAGAACGTAGACCATCTTCTTTTCTATATCTCTCTCGTCATGTTTCCGCTTGCCCTGGCATTCTCAGCCGGCATGCATCTGCTTCTGTTTTTCAATCTTGGAAGCGTTCGCAGCTTGAAGGATCAGGTAACACGGCTTGCCGAGGGCGATCTTCAGGCGCACATCGAGTATATTACCGGCGATAGCCTCGGCCAGCTTTCGCTGCACCTGAACGAGCTCATTGAAAAGCTGCAGAGCATCGTGAACCAGACACGTTTTACGATCGGTCTCATCCTCAGACGCAATCAGCAGAACCTTCTTCTTACCGAAGAGAACCGTCAGCAGTTCCAGGCCATATCGGCGACGGTAGAAGAGATCGCCACTTCAAGCACGGAAATCCTGACGACGGTTGAAGAGGTCGATCACAAGACGCAGCAGCAGATCGGCAACATCGATCAATATCTACAGGCCATCGAAAAACTCACGGTCACAATCGGCAAGATGAATGAGACTGTGAATCAGCTGAACTCCCTCTATAACTCAACGCGAAGCGAGGCGTCCATCGGACGATCTCTTCTTAAAGATCTAAAAGATGCGATGCGCAGCCTGGACGATCGCGCCAATCAGATCGAAGGCATCGTGGGTTTTATCAACGATATTTCGAAGCAGGTCAACCTGCTTGCTCTGAACGCTTCGATTGAGGCGGCGCGTGCCGGCGAGGCCGGACGCGGCTTTGCCGTCGTCGCCGACGAGGTGTCGCGACTCGCCGACCGTATCTCAGAGAGCGTGAAAAACATCAGCTCGCTCGTACAGGGAAACCGAGAAGAAAGCAAGCGCGGTTTCGAAAACGCTACGGAAGCGGCACGACTTTTCAACCGCGTTCTTGTCGACATGAACACGATCAACGACGTCATAGAAGAGATTGCAAAAACCCGCAACGACCTGAGCCTCACCAATCAATTCGTCGCCGAACGTAACAACGAGATTAACGAAATCGTCAAATTTATCTCAGCCAATAGCAAAGAGCAGAGATACGCGCTGAACGAGATCGGAATCGGACTGAATACCGTAATGAAGGCCGTAACCGGCCATCTCAGCCAGAACGAAAAGATACACAGCGAAGCGGCCACATTGCTGGGCTTTACGGGCGACCTGAAAGAGATTCTGCAATTCTTTACAGAAACGGAGCAGGAACGCAAGCTTGAAGCAAGCCTCGAAGCCCTTGATAACGGAGCACTGCCGCACGAGGATGATCGAAATAATCCTTGA